The following coding sequences lie in one Alloacidobacterium dinghuense genomic window:
- a CDS encoding (Fe-S)-binding protein — MRISLFITCYNDTLFPETGKSVVRLLERLGHEIEFPLEQTCCGQMHYNTGYQQEAMPLMQRFVEIFKDAEVVCIPSSSCVAMIRDHYPKMAEATGDPGLIKAVDRLLPRVYELSELLVNKLGIEDVNAYYPHRVTYHASCHSLRSLHLGELPLRLLRKVRGIDLVELNEIDQCCGFGGTFAIKNGDVSAAMLSEKLRCVENTRAEVCTAVDNSCLMHIFGGLHRQRTGIKTVHLAEILASTEDQPSEDEAQS, encoded by the coding sequence GTGCGGATTTCGCTTTTCATCACCTGCTACAACGACACCCTCTTTCCCGAGACCGGCAAGAGTGTCGTCCGCCTCCTCGAACGGCTCGGCCACGAGATCGAGTTTCCACTCGAGCAGACCTGCTGCGGCCAGATGCACTACAACACCGGCTACCAGCAGGAAGCGATGCCGCTGATGCAACGCTTCGTTGAAATCTTCAAAGATGCAGAAGTCGTCTGCATCCCATCCTCATCGTGTGTAGCCATGATCCGCGATCACTATCCCAAAATGGCCGAAGCTACCGGCGATCCCGGACTCATCAAGGCAGTCGATCGACTCCTGCCCCGTGTCTATGAACTCAGCGAGCTACTCGTGAACAAACTCGGCATCGAAGACGTCAACGCCTACTACCCCCACCGCGTCACTTACCACGCCAGTTGTCACTCGCTGCGCAGCCTGCACTTGGGCGAGTTGCCACTACGCCTGTTACGAAAAGTCCGTGGCATCGATCTCGTCGAGCTGAATGAGATCGACCAGTGCTGCGGTTTCGGTGGCACCTTCGCCATCAAGAACGGCGACGTTTCCGCCGCTATGCTCTCCGAAAAGCTCCGCTGCGTCGAGAACACCCGCGCCGAAGTTTGCACTGCCGTCGACAACTCCTGCCTCATGCACATCTTCGGCGGATTGCACCGCCAGCGTACCGGAATCAAAACAGTGCACCTCGCAGAAATCCTCGCGTCTACAGAAGACCAGCCTAGCGAAGACGAGGCTCAATCATGA
- a CDS encoding Gfo/Idh/MocA family protein, which translates to MDFQSRVEQALREAKPPLPRQPRSIIVVGTGGIVHDAHLPAYQKAGFPVAALVDANSARAATLAAKHSVPLATSSLDEAIAKSPKDSIFDVAVPAGAILDVLPLLPDGSAALIQKPMGNTLAEAEQILALCRKKGMTAAVNFQLRYAPVMLAARRITDAGLLGELHDLEVRVNVFMPWELWGFLATAPRLEILYHSIHYIDLVRSWFGNPERVLAKTVRHPKTANLAATKSLITLDYGDWKRVYIATNHGHKFKNSQHSYVQWEGTEGALHAVMGVNLDYPRGRPDTLSIAKTDEDWQTLPTVGNWFPDAFIGSMGSLQAYVTGDTDTLPTSVEDAIDTMRTVEAAYISNERDGVPLMSH; encoded by the coding sequence ATGGATTTCCAATCTCGTGTTGAGCAGGCTTTGCGCGAGGCAAAGCCGCCGCTGCCGCGTCAACCTCGTTCGATTATTGTGGTCGGGACGGGCGGGATCGTGCATGACGCGCATCTTCCCGCATATCAGAAGGCTGGCTTTCCGGTGGCGGCGCTGGTGGATGCGAATTCGGCACGGGCGGCGACGCTGGCAGCGAAGCATTCCGTTCCCCTGGCCACGTCGTCTTTGGATGAGGCAATTGCGAAATCGCCGAAAGATAGCATCTTTGATGTTGCAGTCCCTGCGGGGGCGATTCTGGATGTGCTGCCGCTGCTTCCGGACGGGTCGGCTGCGCTGATTCAGAAGCCGATGGGAAACACGCTGGCGGAGGCAGAACAGATTCTGGCGCTTTGCCGCAAGAAAGGCATGACGGCAGCGGTGAATTTCCAGTTGCGCTATGCGCCGGTGATGCTGGCAGCGCGACGGATCACCGATGCCGGGCTGCTGGGCGAGCTGCACGACCTGGAAGTCAGGGTGAATGTGTTTATGCCCTGGGAGCTGTGGGGCTTTCTGGCGACAGCGCCGCGGCTCGAGATTCTGTATCACAGCATTCACTACATCGACCTGGTGCGGTCGTGGTTCGGCAACCCGGAGCGCGTGCTGGCGAAGACGGTGCGGCATCCGAAGACGGCGAATCTGGCAGCGACGAAGAGCCTGATCACGCTGGATTACGGCGACTGGAAGCGCGTGTATATTGCGACCAACCACGGGCACAAATTCAAGAACTCGCAGCACAGCTATGTGCAGTGGGAAGGTACGGAAGGCGCGCTGCACGCGGTGATGGGCGTGAACCTGGATTACCCGCGAGGGCGTCCGGACACGCTGAGCATCGCGAAGACTGATGAGGATTGGCAGACGCTGCCGACTGTGGGCAACTGGTTCCCGGATGCGTTTATCGGTTCGATGGGCTCGCTGCAGGCTTATGTGACAGGCGACACAGATACGCTGCCGACGAGCGTGGAGGATGCCATCGACACGATGCGCACGGTTGAGGCTGCATATATTTCGAATGAGCGGGACGGGGTTCCGCTGATGAGTCATTGA
- a CDS encoding SDR family NAD(P)-dependent oxidoreductase: MSSGDAFRLDGKVALVTGGASGIGEATCKELARAGASVIVADINREAAERLASTLPHAKAVRMDVTNVESIEAVAATIERLDILVNNAGIAHVGDIAHVEPDDFDRLMTVNVKSVYLVTRTFLPLLLKVRGSIVNIGSVAGQVGIKQRFAYCTTKGAVLAMSRQLAVEYPKELRVNCICPGTVQTPFVEGYLDKYHAHEKEKIRAELNARQPIGRVGKPEEIASLIRYVSSEEAEFMTGSLLAIDGGWTAA, from the coding sequence ATGAGTAGTGGTGATGCATTTCGGCTGGACGGGAAAGTAGCGCTGGTGACGGGCGGCGCGAGCGGTATTGGCGAGGCGACTTGCAAGGAACTGGCGCGCGCGGGTGCATCGGTGATCGTTGCGGATATCAATCGGGAAGCCGCCGAGAGATTGGCTTCTACGCTGCCGCATGCGAAGGCGGTGCGTATGGATGTGACGAATGTCGAGTCGATTGAGGCTGTGGCGGCGACGATAGAGCGGCTGGATATCCTAGTGAATAACGCGGGCATCGCGCATGTCGGCGATATCGCGCATGTCGAGCCCGATGATTTTGATCGATTGATGACGGTCAATGTGAAGTCTGTATATCTGGTCACACGCACGTTTCTGCCTTTGCTGCTGAAAGTACGTGGCTCGATTGTGAACATTGGCTCAGTCGCGGGGCAGGTCGGTATCAAGCAGCGCTTTGCGTATTGCACCACGAAGGGCGCGGTGCTGGCGATGTCGCGGCAACTGGCGGTGGAATATCCGAAGGAGCTGCGGGTGAACTGCATTTGCCCGGGGACGGTGCAGACGCCGTTTGTGGAGGGGTATCTCGATAAATATCACGCGCATGAGAAGGAAAAGATTCGTGCTGAGCTAAATGCGCGGCAGCCCATTGGACGCGTGGGCAAGCCGGAAGAGATTGCGTCGCTGATTCGCTATGTGTCTTCGGAGGAAGCGGAATTCATGACGGGTTCATTGCTTGCGATTGACGGCGGATGGACCGCCGCTTGA
- the fucP gene encoding L-fucose:H+ symporter permease translates to MAVSRISTTSIPQTGGPLTERRYIVPLMLITSLFFLWAVGVNLNDILIPHLKGAFHLTDFESSFVQVAFFGGYFLAAWPAGRLMEKIGYQRGIVCGLLICACGAFLFIPAASIRVYAVFLLGLFVMACGQSFLEVSANPYVTFLGPPGTSEQRLNVAQSFNAVGAVVTPIFGSAFILSRAHAAAPGSEADVVRLPYMIIVSIFLVMALIIYSAKLPVIQEEQAEEESTQFSGIMAFPHLLKGVAAQFFYVGAQVGVASFVIRFVQHAHPGTLDTEAANYLKLHLLGFMIGRFAGSALMKKIKPAHMLAAFAVGCVVSVLLVIFTSGTPSLAGIVLLGFFHSIMFPTIFALSIRHLGPYTKRGSSLVVMGILGGAVFPALMGRISDAANIQWAFFVPLACYLFVLYFAVSGYKVRHVA, encoded by the coding sequence ATGGCAGTATCGCGCATCTCAACGACATCGATTCCGCAAACGGGCGGCCCACTTACGGAGCGGCGCTACATCGTTCCGCTGATGCTCATTACCAGCCTGTTTTTTCTGTGGGCTGTTGGCGTCAACCTGAATGACATTCTCATTCCGCATCTGAAAGGCGCATTTCACCTGACGGACTTTGAGTCTTCGTTTGTGCAGGTAGCTTTCTTTGGCGGATATTTCCTAGCCGCGTGGCCTGCCGGAAGGTTGATGGAGAAGATCGGCTATCAGCGCGGCATTGTGTGCGGGCTGCTGATCTGCGCTTGCGGGGCCTTTCTGTTTATTCCGGCAGCTTCGATTCGCGTCTATGCGGTCTTTCTGCTCGGACTGTTTGTGATGGCTTGCGGGCAGTCGTTTCTGGAAGTCTCGGCGAATCCCTATGTGACGTTTCTTGGACCGCCGGGCACTTCAGAGCAGCGATTGAATGTCGCGCAGTCATTCAATGCGGTGGGCGCGGTGGTGACGCCGATTTTCGGGTCGGCTTTTATTCTTTCGCGAGCGCATGCTGCGGCGCCGGGGTCAGAAGCAGATGTCGTGCGCCTGCCGTACATGATCATCGTCAGCATTTTTCTGGTGATGGCGCTGATCATTTATTCGGCGAAGTTGCCTGTGATCCAAGAGGAACAAGCGGAAGAAGAATCGACGCAGTTTTCAGGAATTATGGCGTTTCCGCATTTGTTGAAGGGCGTGGCGGCGCAGTTTTTTTATGTGGGTGCGCAGGTGGGCGTTGCGAGTTTCGTGATTCGCTTTGTGCAGCATGCGCATCCGGGCACACTGGACACGGAGGCAGCGAATTACCTTAAACTGCACCTGCTGGGGTTCATGATCGGGCGCTTCGCGGGGTCAGCACTGATGAAGAAGATTAAACCTGCGCATATGCTCGCCGCCTTTGCGGTTGGCTGCGTGGTCTCGGTGCTTCTCGTGATCTTCACGAGTGGAACACCTTCGCTGGCGGGGATTGTGCTGCTCGGTTTCTTTCACTCAATCATGTTCCCGACGATCTTTGCGCTCAGCATCCGGCACCTGGGGCCCTACACCAAGCGTGGGTCATCGCTGGTAGTGATGGGGATTCTGGGTGGCGCGGTCTTCCCTGCTCTGATGGGACGCATTTCCGATGCTGCGAATATTCAATGGGCGTTCTTTGTTCCACTGGCCTGCTACCTATTTGTGCTCTATTTTGCGGTGAGCGGATATAAGGTCCGACACGTCGCCTAA
- a CDS encoding LutC/YkgG family protein, with translation MAEGRDACEAILNRIRTANTSARAAASAAEYPAIERNYQQRTTLDRETILKTFLDHLHEYDAHVFEANPDTLACAIAEVLKSHDQKSAIVADDFPEEDLPTGFTWQRESKSTKDQLNTTGGAIAGCEVAIAHTGTIILRGTRQLTLLPDRFLCVVYENQIVDTVPEAMARLEPYKAEPLTFVSGPSATADIEMTRIRGVHGPRFLDVIVVRD, from the coding sequence ATGGCTGAAGGCAGGGACGCATGCGAAGCCATCCTTAACCGCATCCGCACAGCGAACACCAGCGCGAGAGCGGCAGCAAGCGCAGCTGAATATCCAGCCATTGAGCGAAATTATCAGCAACGCACCACTCTTGATCGCGAAACAATCCTGAAGACATTCCTCGATCACCTGCACGAATACGACGCGCACGTCTTCGAAGCAAACCCGGACACGTTGGCCTGCGCCATCGCAGAGGTTCTGAAATCCCACGATCAGAAATCCGCCATCGTAGCCGACGATTTCCCCGAAGAAGACTTGCCCACGGGCTTCACCTGGCAGCGCGAGTCAAAAAGTACGAAGGATCAGCTGAACACCACTGGTGGCGCCATCGCCGGATGCGAAGTTGCTATCGCACACACCGGAACCATCATCCTCCGAGGAACGCGCCAGTTGACGCTCCTGCCCGACCGCTTCCTGTGTGTTGTCTACGAAAATCAAATTGTCGACACCGTCCCCGAAGCGATGGCCAGACTTGAGCCATACAAGGCTGAGCCATTAACCTTCGTCTCCGGACCATCGGCAACGGCAGACATAGAAATGACGCGCATTCGCGGCGTCCACGGCCCGCGCTTTCTCGATGTAATTGTGGTCAGAGATTAG
- a CDS encoding LutB/LldF family L-lactate oxidation iron-sulfur protein, whose translation MTIRVGEAAEAPSFQKAAFKLLDDAQLRKNVRHATDVISGKRAIVVKEQQDWQQLRATASAIKQHTLAHLDEYLLKFEAACTAAGGHVHWASDADEANRIIVDLVKQYGGKEVIKVKTMTSDEIGLNKAFEANGIHPHETDLADMIVQLGHDKPSHIVAPALHRNRQQVREIFMREMGLSELTDEPQDLTNAARQYLREKFLKVKIGFSGANYLLADTGGVCVVESEGNGRMCVTLPDILITLAGIEKIIPSFRDLEVFLQLLPRSATGERMNPYNSLWTGVHKGEGPQHFHVVLLDNGRTRILADPEARQTLHCIRCGACLNTCPVYRQTGGHAYGSIYSGPIGAIVTPQLFDMEHSQSLPYASSLCGACYEVCPVKINIPEVLIHLRGRIVREQQSGANIEAIGMKAMARVFSSGRRLEAAQRLGRLGQWPFVSEGWIKHLPGMLGNWTAVRDMRPLPKQSFRSWWREHEKEKKEGADG comes from the coding sequence ATGACCATCCGCGTGGGAGAAGCCGCCGAAGCTCCATCTTTTCAGAAAGCAGCATTCAAACTACTCGACGATGCGCAGCTGCGCAAAAACGTTCGTCATGCAACTGACGTCATTAGCGGCAAGCGCGCCATTGTCGTAAAAGAGCAGCAGGATTGGCAGCAGTTGCGCGCGACGGCAAGCGCCATCAAGCAGCACACTCTTGCGCACCTTGATGAATATCTCCTGAAGTTCGAAGCCGCCTGCACCGCCGCCGGCGGCCACGTGCATTGGGCTTCCGATGCTGACGAGGCCAACCGCATCATCGTCGACCTGGTGAAGCAGTACGGAGGCAAGGAAGTCATCAAGGTTAAGACCATGACCTCCGACGAGATCGGCCTCAACAAAGCCTTCGAGGCCAACGGCATTCACCCGCATGAAACCGATCTCGCCGATATGATCGTGCAGCTCGGCCACGACAAGCCATCGCATATTGTTGCGCCAGCCCTGCACAGGAACCGCCAGCAGGTACGCGAAATCTTCATGCGCGAAATGGGCTTGTCTGAGCTGACAGATGAACCGCAAGACCTTACCAACGCAGCGCGCCAGTACCTCCGCGAAAAATTCCTGAAAGTAAAAATCGGCTTCAGCGGAGCCAACTACCTTCTGGCAGACACGGGCGGCGTCTGCGTCGTCGAATCCGAAGGCAACGGACGCATGTGCGTCACGCTACCCGATATCCTCATCACACTTGCCGGCATAGAAAAAATCATTCCCTCGTTTCGCGACCTCGAAGTTTTCCTGCAACTCTTGCCGCGTTCCGCAACCGGCGAGCGCATGAATCCGTACAACTCGCTCTGGACCGGCGTGCACAAGGGCGAAGGCCCGCAGCACTTCCACGTCGTCCTGCTCGACAATGGACGCACACGTATCCTCGCCGACCCGGAAGCGCGCCAGACGCTGCATTGCATCCGCTGTGGCGCCTGCCTCAACACCTGCCCGGTCTACCGCCAGACGGGCGGCCACGCCTATGGCTCCATCTACTCAGGCCCCATCGGCGCCATTGTTACGCCACAGCTTTTCGACATGGAGCACTCGCAATCGCTGCCCTATGCCTCATCGCTTTGCGGAGCCTGCTATGAAGTCTGCCCGGTGAAAATCAACATCCCTGAGGTCCTCATCCACCTGCGTGGCCGTATCGTACGCGAGCAGCAGAGCGGAGCCAACATCGAAGCCATCGGCATGAAAGCAATGGCTCGCGTCTTCTCCAGTGGCCGCCGCCTGGAAGCCGCACAACGTCTCGGTCGCCTCGGCCAGTGGCCGTTCGTCTCCGAAGGTTGGATCAAGCATCTGCCAGGCATGCTGGGCAACTGGACCGCCGTGCGCGATATGCGCCCATTGCCCAAACAGTCGTTCCGCAGTTGGTGGCGTGAGCACGAAAAAGAGAAAAAGGAGGGCGCCGATGGCTGA
- a CDS encoding fumarylacetoacetate hydrolase family protein, with protein MKFVTFSAGDGTTRAGILLDGSVVDISSRFRGVLSVIHGGEEALSAARSLVSDVRVPLDTVQLLAPLPDAPRIFCVGLNYRDHAVESKMEIPKVPTIFMKLPSALIGPKAEIELPKISSQPDYEAEFACVIGKGGNRIARDDWQDYVFGYTILNDVSARDIQLATTQWTLGKSFNTFAPLGPAIVTKDEIADPHALDVNLSIDGEVLQHSNTRELIFKLPDLIAYISSITPLQAGDIISTGTPAGVGLGRSPQRWLKAGETITIEVSGLGTLVNPVVAGE; from the coding sequence ATGAAGTTCGTTACGTTTTCTGCTGGAGACGGCACTACGCGGGCCGGGATATTGCTGGATGGCTCGGTCGTGGATATTTCTTCGCGCTTTCGCGGTGTGCTCTCGGTCATTCATGGCGGTGAAGAAGCACTGAGCGCCGCGCGGTCGCTTGTCTCCGATGTGCGCGTTCCGTTAGATACTGTGCAACTGCTGGCTCCGTTACCGGACGCGCCGCGGATTTTTTGTGTCGGCCTGAACTATCGCGATCATGCGGTGGAATCGAAGATGGAGATTCCGAAGGTGCCAACAATTTTCATGAAGCTGCCGTCGGCATTGATCGGACCGAAGGCAGAGATTGAGCTGCCGAAGATCTCATCGCAGCCAGATTACGAAGCGGAGTTTGCGTGCGTGATCGGCAAGGGCGGCAATCGCATCGCTCGTGATGACTGGCAGGACTATGTTTTTGGCTACACGATTTTGAATGATGTCAGCGCACGCGATATTCAGCTTGCCACTACCCAGTGGACGCTGGGCAAGAGCTTTAATACGTTCGCGCCGCTTGGACCTGCGATTGTGACCAAGGATGAGATTGCCGATCCGCATGCGCTGGATGTGAATCTCTCGATTGACGGCGAGGTGCTGCAGCACTCGAATACGCGCGAGCTGATTTTCAAGCTGCCTGATTTGATTGCATATATTTCTTCGATTACTCCGCTGCAGGCAGGGGATATTATCAGTACCGGCACGCCTGCGGGCGTGGGCCTGGGTCGCAGTCCGCAGCGTTGGCTGAAGGCGGGCGAGACGATTACGATCGAGGTCAGCGGACTGGGAACGCTGGTGAACCCCGTGGTCGCCGGAGAGTAG
- a CDS encoding ABC transporter substrate-binding protein, which produces MSSTLLRIAVREFSDFENALAEEIEIYRKQHPGVGFEAVPLDLHKLHGEMFEKNGLRNGMWDIGYISTDWLAEAVEEDTVEELTPYMKQRPVADWPQGWARSIVDPLLFGDRLYTLPWHDGPECLIYRKDLFEDAGEQERFRNQYGYELKPPRTWKQFSDIARFFTRPAENLYGTLFAAFPDGHNTLYDFALQLWSRGGEFEDEDGKAVLNTPEAAASLDFYRNTIRDASMCYPGAEDFDSTRSGDVVLSGAIAMMVNWFGFAARCDRPGSPLRGKIAIAPIPSDEGKPPASLSVFWTLGIGTGSKNKQAAYDFIHFLTQPEMDLGIVKHGTVGVRLSTWRSDNVQKQIPAYAKIEEISLGARKLPRSRNLPAFAEILNDVAMEALKTDAPSAAILAKGQARIDAQRIAFR; this is translated from the coding sequence ATGTCGAGCACACTTCTGCGCATCGCGGTTCGAGAATTCTCCGATTTCGAGAATGCGCTTGCCGAAGAGATCGAGATTTATCGAAAGCAACATCCGGGGGTGGGGTTCGAGGCAGTTCCGCTGGACCTGCACAAGCTGCATGGCGAGATGTTTGAGAAAAACGGGCTGCGCAACGGTATGTGGGACATTGGCTATATCAGCACCGACTGGCTTGCCGAGGCAGTGGAAGAGGACACGGTTGAAGAGCTGACTCCTTATATGAAGCAAAGGCCCGTTGCAGATTGGCCGCAGGGGTGGGCGCGGTCGATTGTTGATCCGCTGCTGTTTGGAGACAGGCTTTACACTCTGCCGTGGCATGATGGGCCGGAGTGTCTGATCTATCGAAAAGACCTGTTTGAGGATGCCGGTGAGCAGGAGAGATTTCGTAATCAATACGGTTACGAATTAAAGCCGCCGCGGACGTGGAAACAGTTTTCTGACATTGCGCGTTTTTTTACGCGGCCTGCTGAGAATCTTTACGGGACCCTATTCGCGGCTTTTCCGGATGGGCATAATACCCTTTACGATTTTGCGCTGCAGCTCTGGAGTCGCGGCGGCGAGTTTGAAGACGAGGACGGCAAGGCGGTTCTGAATACGCCGGAAGCTGCGGCTTCGCTCGATTTTTATCGCAACACGATTCGCGATGCTTCGATGTGCTATCCGGGGGCAGAGGATTTTGATTCGACGCGCTCTGGGGATGTGGTGTTATCCGGCGCGATTGCGATGATGGTGAACTGGTTCGGCTTTGCGGCGCGCTGTGACCGGCCCGGTTCGCCGCTGCGCGGCAAGATTGCGATTGCGCCGATTCCTTCCGACGAAGGCAAGCCGCCGGCTTCCCTTTCCGTATTCTGGACTCTGGGGATCGGGACGGGATCGAAGAATAAACAGGCGGCGTATGACTTTATTCACTTTCTGACGCAACCGGAAATGGACCTGGGCATTGTGAAGCATGGCACCGTTGGCGTGCGGCTCTCGACGTGGAGAAGTGACAATGTGCAGAAGCAGATTCCGGCGTACGCGAAGATAGAAGAGATTTCTCTGGGCGCGCGTAAGCTGCCGCGCAGCAGGAATCTGCCGGCGTTTGCGGAGATTCTGAATGATGTTGCCATGGAGGCGCTGAAGACGGATGCGCCTTCGGCTGCGATTCTGGCGAAGGGACAGGCGCGGATTGACGCGCAGAGGATTGCTTTTCGATGA
- a CDS encoding enolase C-terminal domain-like protein, whose amino-acid sequence MSDLKITHARVVDLRFPTSREHIGSDAVNVDPDYSAAYCILETDHGPHGYGLTFTLGRGTELCVEALKYLSRFAVGRTLSSITDDLGEFYRLLTSDSQFRWLGPEKGVIHLATGALINAVWDLYARVQEKPLWKLLADMSAEEIVRAIDFRYITDALTREEALEILRARKACMDTRLKQLQETGYPAYTTSAGWFGYDDEKIVRLASEGLAEGWTHFKLKVGGKPDDDLRRARLLRNTIGCGNKLMMDANQKWDIGEAIERTRQLAEVDPWWMEEPTNPDDILGHARIRREVPKVRIATGEHCHNRVMFKQLMQAEAIDVCQIDSCRLAGVNENLAVILMAAKFDLPVCPHAGGVGLCEYVQHLSAFDFLRVSTTLEDRVTEFVDHLHEHFVDPVKIRNAHYVLPEKPGYSAEIYEDTLHDYSYPDGRFWRNE is encoded by the coding sequence TTGAGCGATCTAAAGATCACCCACGCGCGCGTAGTCGATCTGCGCTTTCCTACCTCGCGGGAGCATATCGGGTCGGATGCGGTGAATGTCGATCCGGACTATTCGGCGGCTTACTGCATTCTTGAGACAGATCACGGTCCACATGGATATGGACTGACGTTTACGCTGGGGCGCGGCACGGAGCTGTGCGTTGAGGCGCTCAAGTATCTTTCGCGCTTTGCGGTCGGGCGGACACTGTCTTCGATTACGGATGATCTCGGCGAGTTTTATCGGCTGCTGACTTCGGACAGCCAGTTTCGCTGGCTCGGCCCGGAGAAGGGCGTGATTCATCTGGCGACGGGCGCGCTGATCAATGCGGTGTGGGATCTGTACGCGCGTGTGCAAGAAAAACCGCTTTGGAAATTGCTGGCTGATATGAGCGCGGAGGAGATTGTCCGCGCGATCGATTTTCGCTATATCACCGATGCGTTGACCCGCGAAGAGGCCCTGGAGATTTTGCGCGCGCGTAAAGCGTGCATGGATACGCGGCTGAAGCAATTGCAGGAGACGGGGTATCCAGCGTATACGACTTCGGCGGGGTGGTTCGGGTACGACGACGAGAAGATTGTGCGCCTCGCGAGCGAAGGGCTGGCCGAGGGATGGACCCATTTCAAGTTGAAAGTCGGCGGAAAGCCGGATGATGACTTGCGGCGCGCGCGGCTGCTGCGGAATACGATCGGATGCGGCAACAAGCTGATGATGGACGCCAATCAGAAATGGGATATTGGCGAGGCAATTGAGCGAACGAGGCAACTTGCTGAAGTCGATCCCTGGTGGATGGAAGAGCCGACGAATCCGGACGACATTCTGGGACATGCGCGGATTCGGCGTGAAGTCCCGAAGGTGCGCATAGCGACGGGCGAGCATTGCCACAACCGCGTAATGTTCAAGCAGCTGATGCAGGCCGAGGCGATTGATGTTTGCCAGATTGACAGCTGCCGCCTTGCGGGCGTGAATGAGAATCTCGCCGTGATTCTGATGGCAGCGAAGTTCGATCTTCCTGTTTGTCCGCATGCGGGCGGCGTTGGCCTTTGCGAGTATGTACAGCATTTGTCGGCCTTTGATTTTCTGCGTGTATCGACCACATTGGAGGACCGCGTCACGGAGTTTGTCGACCATCTGCATGAACATTTTGTCGACCCGGTGAAGATTCGCAATGCGCACTATGTGCTTCCGGAGAAGCCCGGCTACAGCGCCGAGATTTATGAGGATACGCTGCATGATTACAGCTATCCGGATGGACGCTTTTGGAGAAATGAATGA